The Calothrix sp. PCC 7507 DNA segment GATTAGCGATCGCACTTCAAATTATCATCGAAAAACATCGTGGAAGCATTGAGGTAAATTCCACGCTTGGGCAAGGAACAGAGTTTGTAATCCAGTTGCCAATATAGCAATTCTCGGTCACGTGAGGTACACCCGTAAGGACGGCAGTGCCCACCTGTGTCAACTTAAGCCCAGGCGAATAGAATTCGCGGCTATACAGGCGAAGTCCGCCTCCGCGGACTAACGAAAAATCAAGGTTTTGAAACCCACGGAGGTGGGTTTTGTCTGTGTAGACGAGCCAGTGCGTTGGGGAGACAGCGCCGTGGGCGGGTTTCCCGACTTGAGGTGACTGTCGTCGGCTCTGCCGACTTGTTCGCTTTTAGCGTTCCCGCAGGGTAGCAACTGGCGTGCGGTTTCTAACCGCCGATTTCACGTTAAGTTGATACGTATGGGCAGTGCTGTGCCCCTACAGCTTGCGATATGATTTTGTACCGCATCTGAATGGGAACTGCTATACAGTTGGCGTGCTTCTAGGAAAAATATGTCTTTATTTACGGTAGATGCTTCCATATCTTTGGGCTATCCTCTGACAGCAGCTTCTTTCTGGTGCTTGTTTTTAAACAGAGAAGTTTTTTAATCCCTTTGTCCTACAAGCATCTTTTAAAATTACTCTCTTTGAGTATACCGTCATACCGTCTTTTTAAAAGAGCCGCACCCTAATGGGCTAGCCTACGACAACGCTGGGCGAACCAACCATGTTTTCTTGCTCTTTCTTTTGCCTGATTCGGTTGAAATTATGACAGCAAGTATATAGTCCGGGAGATAGACAAAATGCGATCGCCCACCCTACGGTTGTTGAGAATGACCCAAAACATCAGATAATTGATTGATTAGCAATCCCTAGAATGCTGGACGCATGACTAAACCTAAGATTTTCATTGATGGGGAATCGGGAACCACTGGCTTACAGATTCACTCGCGTCTCAACGGACGAGATGACATTGAGTTAGTCAGTATTGAGACATCTAAACGCAGAGATGCAACTGAGCGAGCAAAACTGATTAATGCGGTTGACATTGCCATTCTCTGTCTACCTGATGATGGCGCCCGCGAAGCTGTCAGCTTAGTTAGCAGTCTGGGGGTGAAGATTCTCGATGCTAGTAGTGCCCATCGCACAGCTAAAGGCTGGGTTTATGGCTTTCCAGAACTGAATCCAGGACAGCGACAGAAAATTGCTAACGCTCGGTTTGTCAGTAATCCTGGCTGCTATCCCACAGGATTTTTAGCTTGTGTGCGTCCGCTGATAGCTAAGGAACTGCTTCCTAGTAACTTTCCCATCACCATTAATGCGGTGTCTGGCTACTCTGGAGGCGGGAAGAATCTCATCCAAAAGTATGATAGCTTTCATGAGCAGCAAACCACTGCCACATCACTCTACCCCTATGGCGTTTATGGCTTGCAGTTTGGACATAAGCATGTCAAAGAAATGCATGAGTATTCTGGGTTAGCATCACCACCATTGTTTGTACCTGCGGTGGGGGATTTCGAGCAGGGAATGTTGGTGCAGGTACCTTTGCCGTTATGGACTTTAGAGCATCCACCGTCGGGGAAAGTGATTTATGATGCGATCGCAGACCACTTCCAAGGTGAAAAATTTGTCCAGGTGGCTCCTTTGGCAGATGCCACTCTGCTGCGAGATGGCACTTTCTTAGACGTGATGGCACTGAATGGCACTAATATTGTGCAAGTTTTTGTCTTCGCTAACGATAATACCAAAGAAGTGCTGTTAGTCGCTCAACTCGACAATTTGGGCAAGGGCGCATCCGGGGCTGCAGTGCAAAACCTGAATATTATGCTGGGTTTTCCAGAAGAGTTGGGATTGTGATTTGCTAAATTGGCTGCCAGCACATCTTCATTCAACTAATAATTAGCGATCGCATTGATGACGGCTTTTGTAGATATGCGATCGCTCAGAGCCAAAAAAAATCTGAGGAACAGCATAGTCGCGATGTATGCGTTGATGCATACATCCTGACTTATGTTAATGAAAGAGAATAGGGTAAATGACAAATGACAAAATTTAAGCTTTGAACTCGGAATGTCAAGTTATACACTTAAATATCCAAGTTCAAAGCTCTAATGTGCCGATTCTAAAGCAGAATTAACGAGATATTTTCTCCAATCCCGACGTTTGCAGCTGCATTCTCCGAGATTGCGGGGGAAATCTCCACCTCAAATTGTCAAAGTTAGGCCTTATTTTTGAAAGAGTCTAGCCATTCTTGGACTTGCTGACGTGCAATATCACGTCCACCCAAACCAAAAGCTAGAGCAATAGCCACAGCGATCGCACCTAGCAAAAGTCCGAAAGCTAAATTTACAATATCATTGGCAACACCAATCTGTTGCAGTGCTATTGCTGACACTAAAGCAATGATGGAAATCCGCGCCACCTGAGCCAAAATCCGGGCTTGGCGATCGCCAGAACTAGCGATGATATTAAAAGCCAGATTAGCTAAAAATAAGCCGATCGCAAATACCACTAATCCAGCCAGAACTCGCCCAGCGATAATCACAATCCCAGATACTAAAGCTGACAGTGCTGGAATCTTCAAAATATCAACCGCTGCTACAGTCGCAAACAGCAAGATCCCCACTAAAACCACAACCCCAGCCAATTCTGATGGGGTACGGGTGGGTGCAGGATGTGTGCTTGCGTCTTCTGAGAATGCTGATTCCCTTCTGGGTGTTGGCAGACCCAAAATATTGAGAATATTGTTAAAGCCGATACTTGTGAGGACGCTAGTAACTAGATCCGACACAAACTGCCCCAGAAAATAGGCGAAAATCAAAATGCCCAAAGCTGTAAAGATTGCAGGTAAAGTGTTAAGAACCTGTTGTAGCGCCGCAATTGCTGGAATTGAAATCGCCTCAATTTTGAGAGCATTCAGAGCAGCGATCGCCACAGGAATCAAAATCAAAATATAGACAATCAAGCCTACAATATTCGAGAGAGATTGCGTTCCTGTAGATGGAGAGATGCCAAAGCGACTACCTAAATGGTCAATTCCCGTCGTCGCCAACAAGTTGCTGACAATCCTGCGGACAATGTTGGCTAAAAACCAACCGACTACTGCAATTACTGTTGCTCCTAAAATATTTGGTAGAATTGAAAGGATTTGCGTAGTCAGAGCTTGTACTGGAAGTAGTGCTTCTCTCAACCCCAGCGTATCCAGAACTGGGAGGAGAAACAGCAAAAAGATGAACCAGTAAAGAGCAGTAGCGATAGTTTCACTGACAGACAACTGATTGAGGTTTGATGTCCCATCTTGTGTCTGTTCATTCAGCCGCTCATCCAGTCTCAACGCTCGTAATCCGCGTATTGTCACCAGCTTTACAACAGTCGCTAACAACCAAGCAGCTCCCAACAAAATTCCTGCAACGAACAACTTTGGCAAGTAGGCAAAAATTTGATTGAGAAAACTATTGAGGGGTTGCGAAGCTACCTGTAGCCCTAGCTTATCTAAGACAGCTACCACCGTCACCAGGACGATGCCCCAAAAAACTAAACCGGAGATTAATCCCTCCACCTTGGGAGAATTCTCACGTCCTGTCAGCCCTGACGCAATGCGGTTATCTATGTCTGTGCGATTGAGGATTCCCTTCAGCACGGCTGCAGCAACTGCAGCAATCAGTAAACCAATGAATAAAATAGCTACTGCTCCCAGGATCTGTGGAGTAGATGCCAACAGCTGATTACCAACTACTTGCACATCAGTAATTCCTTGCTTTATCCCTGGTTGATCAGTCGGTATAGTTGGTGATTGCGCTAACAACTGCTGCACCCTCATCGACAAACCAACTTCTATCGCCGGGGTTATTCCTGGCCAAGTTGTGTTCATGGTTTTCCGCAATTTAAGGTTAAGTTTTCGTCAAAAACACAGGAGCTACTTCTGGCGCAGATTGTTCTGAACAATCTACTTGCCGTAACTTCACTAGTGTTTTGCTTATCAACTTACCAGTAAAAACATTTATGACATTGATATCAAGAGTAATTTTTTACTTTATTTGGTATTGGTCATTCATTGTTGGTTATTTGTAAGTAATTAAGGGTCAAAAGTCAAGAGTCAAGGGTTACAATTCCTAACTCATCACAGCGGTTTTCAGATCAATGAGGTACAGTTTAAATCGCAAAGCCTTTTTCTTCTGTTAACTTGCTGCATTGGTGGCTCTTCGACTACCCAATTCCCCATTCCCCCCATTAACAGCACCTGATTTCGAGTTACTCTAAGTGCAGCAAGAGCATCAAAAATGTCTAATGTCCCAAGTTTTAGAACAATCGATTGAAATTAATGCCACAGCTGCGGTGGTTGAGCGATGTATTACCGATCTAGCGCTCATGCGTCGCTGGCTTAATCCCGTCCTGCGTTGCGAACCTGTGGGCGAAGTATGGAGTACTGATGTTGGTAGTCAAAGTCGGTTTATCATTCAAATTCCCTTACTGCAACCCACATTGAACAGCGTTGTTGTCGAAAGACAACCGGGTTTAGTAGTCTGGGAATTTCAGGGATTTTTCCAAGGACGCGATCGCTGGGAATGTCAACCAGTAGCCAAGGGAACATCCCTACTCAACCGCTTTGAGTTCGATATTCCGAATCCCCTAGTCAGTTGGGGTTTCAACACCTTCGCCGCATCTTGGACAAAAGAAGATATGCAAGCCCAACTACGCCGCCTCAAACGCGTAGCCGAACTACAACAATAGTCAGTGATCAGTGAACAGTTATCAGTGAACAGACTGATGACTGATCAATAAGTTGGCAAGCATAAACCAAACTATATAACGAAACGTCAATACACCATAAACCCTAACAAAGTACCAAGGACAAACGACGATAAGCGCCAGTTAGCTTTATTGATAACTGATCACTGATCACTGTTCCCCAACTCATCCAGCAACCGCAAAATTACAGCCGCATCCTCAGCATCAGGCACCTTGGCTAGATAAGTTTGTAGGTCATCAGCAGCTTGTGGGTAGTGACCGAGTTGATAGTAGAGAAGACCGCGATCGCGTAATTCTAAGCTCACACCAGGGAATAGCAGTAAAATTCTCTCAACCGCAGCGAGAGTTTTTTCTAACTTCTGTTTTTTTAGGTAAATATACTTTAAATTAGTCAGTACCCGTGCCAACAATTGCCGATGACTCACCGTGGCTAAAAACTCCGGCTTTAGCTCCACAGGTTGTTGAAACATTTGAGAAAGCCGTTCTTGGCAATCTTGTGCAAATATCACCTCACCGCGATCAAACGCATCCACAAAAATCTCCATATCAGAGATATCTGGACGAATCAGGAAATGTCCTGGCATTCCCACCCCCACCATAGGAAAATCAATCCGTCGAGACACTTCCAGATAAACCAACGCCAAGGTAATAGGAATCCCCAGTCGGCGGTCAATGACATCATTTAAAAAGCTGTTGCGGGGGTCATAGTAATCTGTTTTATTACCGGCAAATCCTAAATCATCGTAAAGATATTGATTGATGCTTTGAATCACCCGCAGAGGATACTGTGATGAAGGCAAGCGTTCTTGTAGCTCCACTGCCATTGTATCGAGGGCATTGAGGTATTCTTCTGGATCAAGTGCGGGATATTCTTCCTGGGCAATATATAAAGCTGCCTTTGCTAGGTCGATGCGATCGTCAGGCTGCTGAATCTCCTGGTAAAAATATTGTCGCGCTGAGGAGAAATTCATAAGCACTTACTCACTAGACGTGTGAAAAAGAGGTGGGTTAACTGACACCAGTTGGTTGTATCTACCTTTATCTTAAAGATATTAAGAAGATTTGGAAATGTCATTTGTGCGGAGGTTTCAGAAATATCAATATTAGAATTTTTAGTTGACTGAAATGCAGATTTATTGTAGTGGCTTTTTAATATTCGAGTTTTTTTAATAAAAGGATATAGCCTTTCCTAGGCTACTGAAGCACAAATTTATCTGCGTTTATCTGCGTTTATCTGCGTTTAATTATTTTAGACCGTACCTTACTGGAGCGAGAAACGCTATATGTAGCATCCAACTCCTGAACATGAGCATGAAACTGTATACCTCTGTTCTTGCTCATATTAGTTAGAAGAGAAGTTTTTGTGTGATATTACTCAAACTCTGCGAATAAAGCAAAGACCATTCAACGCAAAACAAGTGAATACACGTAAATTTTATCCTCTAAAAAAGAGCAAGCTACTAAATATTATGAGATTGTTCCTTGGCATGTCTCAGTATTTTTACATCAAAAAATAGTACTTCATACTCTCAGAAGATAGCATTGCTTATTTTCAAATTCTTGTGAATCCTTGTTAAATATAGCTTCTAGCATTCAGGCTGTTACAAAAAGTAGATTTATGGAGATGTTTTTTATGTTAACTCACCTCAGAACCCTTTTCATTCGCTGAGTTGAGCAGGTAGGCTTTATAAGTATGAGGGCAAACAAAAAGTTCAGACTTTGCTCTTACATGAAAGGCAAAAGCAATCATTCATAAACCTGATTATGTTTATTGTCAATTGTCTCTCAAACAATTATCCAATCAACAAAGCAAACTTTTAGTAAAGCTTGAGATGAGAACACTCAAATCTATAATCTCATCTTTTAGCAACTATTTCTAATTTTCAAAATTACCTTTCTGGAGTAAATCTCATGGCTTTTTTAATCAAAAAATTGGGTTCTTTTGTTGCTACTGCGTCTGCTCTGACCGTATTACCAATGGTTTTAGCCAAACCAGCCGCCGCCAAACCAGTTCCAGTAACAGATATTGTGACCAACGGTAGCTTTGAAAATCCACAGCTAGGCTATGGTAGTTGGGGAACTTTTAATTCCATTGAAGGGTGGAATTTGTTATCTGGTTCTGATAATCATGGCATTGAAGTGCAAAATCATGCTGCAGGAAATCCATTTGATGGGAGCAATCTTGTCGAATTAGATAGTTACGGTAATACAGGCATTTTTCAAGACTTAGCTACAAAAGCTGGCAAAAAGTACAAGCTAGAATTTGCTTTTTCACCACGTGCAGGAGTATCTGAGAATCTACTAAATATCAAGTGGGGAGATAAATTAGTAGATACTCTCAGCGCTAATGGAGCCGGACTTAGTGACACACTATGGAAAACTTTCTCATATAACCTAGTCGCTACAAGTAACCTAACTCGCCTAAGTTTTGATAACTTTGGCTCCAAATCTGATTCTTTTGGTACATATATAGACAAAGTGAGTGTGACTAGTGTAACTGCTGTCCCCGAACCTGCTTCAATTATGGGTCTTCTGGCTTTCGGTGCTTTTGGTGCTACTTCTGTTTGCAAGCGCAAACAACAGAAAGCCACAGTTCAAGCCTAAGTTCATTGCCAACTGAAACCTCGATGACTGCCGTGTCTTGCTCTAGACACGGCATTTTTTAGTTTGGGATATGTTTTGGGGCGTAGGCTCCGCCTAGGCTGTTGATTCTGAGGGTTTTCAGCCCAAAATGCATCAGACAAAATAATAGTCTTAGTTAACGTTCTCATCAGGGCACGGCAGTGCCGATGCCCCTACGGTAAACACAAAAATTGCATGATAATTTTTAGCTAATTTCGTACAAAGTCAACACCCTAGGAGTAGCCCGCACTTCTCTACGAGACGCTGCGCGTAGCTTGCTTCCCCGGAGGAGTACGGCAAGCTCAGTGACCATCGTAGACATCGCTACATAGCCACAATAATTTTCGGTCGCAACTCTATCGCCAGATCCTGAGAACTAAGCCTAAATACATGGATTTGGACATCAGTCTTAAGAATCAATTTATGGTAGAGAGTGGGGGCGTTCAGTGCTAACCTGAGAGATGACATCACTTGATCTTATGTCTTTTACGACCCTATCTGAAATATAGCTTCAATTATTAGGCTCAGCATGGTCACCACCGCAGAAAAAACAAACATCGGTTACATTACCCAAATCATCGGTCCGGTTGTAGACGTGAAATTTCCCGGCGGGAAATTGCCCCAAATCTACAACGCTTTGACCATCAAAGGCACAAACGAAGCTGGACAGGACATCAACCTGACCGTCGAAGTACAGCAGTTGCTGGGCGACAACCAGGTGCGGGCTGTTGCTATGAGTTCCACCGATGGCCTAGTGCGTGGTCTGGAAGTCGTCGATACAGGCGCTCCTATCAGCGTACCAGTTGGTAAAGCCACCTTGGGACGGATTTTCAACGTCCTTGGCGAACCCGTAGACAATCAGGGGCCTGTAAATGCTGAGGCCAGATTACCTATCCACCGCCCTGCTCCCAAACTCACTGAACTGGAAACTAAACCTTCCGTATTTGAGACAGGAATTAAAGTTGTAGACCTGCTGACTCCCTATCGACGTGGCGGTAAGATTGGTCTGTTTGGCGGTGCAGGTGTTGGTAAAACCGTGATCATGATGGAGTTGATCAACAACATCGCCACCCAGCACGGTGGTGTGTCGGTTTTTGCTGGCGTGGGTGAACGCACTCGTGAAGGTAATGACCTCTACAACGAAATGATTGAATCTGGGGTAATCAACAAAGATAACCTCAATGAATCAAAAATTGCTCTAGTTTATGGTCAGATGAACGAACCACCCGGAGCGAGAATGCGGGTTGGTCTGTCAGGATTGACAGTAGCTGAGTACTTCCGCGATGTTAACAAGCAAGACGTGTTGCTGTTTGTTGACAACATCTTCCGGTTTGTCCAAGCAGGTTCGGAAGTTTCCGCGCTGTTGGGTCGGATGCCCTCAGCGGTGGGATATCAGCCTACACTAGGTACTGACGTAGGCGCATTACAAGAGCGGATTACTTCTACTACTGAGGGTTCAATCACCTCAATTCAGGCTGTGTACGTTCCTGCGGATGACTTAACTGACCCCGCACCAGCGACTACCTTCGCTCACTTGGATGGCACCACAGTACTGTCTCGGAGTTTGGCATCTAAGGGAATTTATCCTGCGGTTGACCCCCTAAACTCGACTTCCACCATGCTCCAGCCCAACATTGTTGGTGATGAACACTACGACACTGCTCGGGCTGTGCAAGCAACTCTCCAGCGCTATAAGGAACTCCAAGACATCATCGCCATTCTGGGTCTGGATGAATTGTCTGAAGAGGATCGTCTGATTGTAGCGCGCGCCCGGAAAGTTGAGCGTTTCTTGTCTCAGCCGTTCTTTGTCGCGGAAGTGTTCACCGGCTCCCCTGGTAAGTATGTAAAGTTGGAAGACACCATCAAAGGGTTCCAAAAGATTCTGGCTGGTGAGTTAGATGCTTTACCAGAACAAGCTTTCTATTTGGTGGGCGATATTAACGAAGCGATCGCCAAAGGTGAAAAGCTCAAAGGCTAATACTCAGTGAACAGTTATCAGTGAACAGTGATCAGAAATATAGAGTGAGAACTGTTCGCTGATAATTCCATCACCGATAACTGGTAACTGATACTTCGACTGCGCTCAGTACAAGTAACTGATAACTGAAAAATGACATTAACCGTTCGTGTAATTGCCCCAGATAAGACTGTCTGGGATGCTCCGGCTGAAGAAATAGTTTTGCCTAGCACCACCGGTCAGCTAGGTATTTTGACTGGACACGCACCATTGTTGACCGCCCTGGATACAGGCGTTCTGCGGGTACGTGCTGCTAAAAATCAAGAATGGAAAGCGATCGCCCTTTTGGGTGGCTTTGCTGAAGTCGAAGAAAATGAAGTCACAATTTTGGTTAATGGTGCTGAACGTGGCGACACCATTAACCTGGAACAAGCTCGTACTGCTTTCAACGAAGCACAAGCTCGTCTAAATCAAGTGACAAGTGCTGGCTCTCCAGAAGAAGCTCGTCAAGCACAAATCCAAGCAACCCAAGCTTTCAAACGCGCCCGCGCTCGGTTTCAAGCTGCTGGCGGTTCTGTATAAAATTTTGCTTTCTACTTTGGGCTTTTAGGGTGGGCTTGTTTGCCCATCCTATTTGTTTATGTATAAATTTTTGAGAAAATTAGGGCAACTTTAAGAAATCAAGGGAACCATTGGTGAAGTGATACCTTAGATAATTAGTTGCCCGGAGAGGCACAAATTATGAAAAACTCTCAAAAATGCTCACGTAGAAGCAAGTCATATAAAGTAGTTAATTTTGCAACATCTTTAATAGCAACACTGGCAGTAGCTGGAAGTGTTAATTTTGCCAATGCAAATTCCGTAAAAACAACTGACACAAAAGAAATTTCCTCAGTCACAGTACAGGTAGAGCAGACAAAACCAATCACGGCTCAGTTACAATCAGCACGACCTCAATATCAAGCAATGCAGGTATCTCCTTGGGGATTGATTCCTGTTCTGGTTGTTGGTGGTGTGATTATATTTGTCCCTCTATTTTTCGGCGGGTTAGTGGTCATTGGTGAACGAGAAGTCGGCATTGTCGTCAGGAACTTTACCGTTTCTGGGCGTGGACTGCCAGCCGGAAGGTTGATTGCCCTAAATGGCGAAGCTGGGTTACAAGCAGATACTCTAGCTCCTGGATGGCACTGGGGTTTTTGGCCTTGGCAATATTCTGTGAAGAAAGAGCCGGTAATTGTCGTTCCCCAAGGTGAAATCGCCCTGATTGTCGCCGCAGATGGCGAATCTAACCCCCCAGAACGCATTCTCGGCAAAATAGTTGACTGTGACAATTTCCAAGATGCCCGAAAATTCCTTACCCACGGTGGGGAAAAAGGTAGGCAAATGGGTTTTCTCACCGCTGGTACTTACCGGATCAATACTGCCCTATTTAAAGTGATTGTGGCCTCAAACGCCAGCGCTCATGGCATGAGTCCAGAACAGTTACAGGTTTACAGTCTACCATCTGATAAAGTGGGGATTATCACTACTCTGGATGGTTTGCCGATTCCCGCCGGTGAACTTGCAGGGCCAATCATCCCTGGACATGACAACTTCCAGAATGGCCAGAAATTTATTAATGGTGGTGGACAAAGAGGTTTACAAGAGCAGACTCTGCTGTCAGGTTCCTGGAACATGAATCCTTGGCTGGTGCGGGTGGAGCAAGTGCCAATGACGGAAATTCCCATTGGGTATGTGGGCGTAGTGATTTCATTTGTCGGTAAAGCCCATCAAGATGTTAGTGGTGCAGCTTTTACCCACGGAAACTTAGTGAATCAGGGACATAAGGGTGTATGGATTGAACCACTGTATCCCGGCAAACACCCAATTAATTCCCGGATCATGAAGATTGAATTGGTGCCGACAACCAATATAGTTTTAAACTGGTCAAGTCGTACCGAACGCCACAGCTATGATTCTCAACTAGCTTCGTTGACGGTGCGATCGCGTGATGGATTTGCCTTTGATTTGGAAGTAGCACAAATCATTCATGTGGGTGCTTTGGATGCGCCAAAGGTCATTTCCCGCGTTGGTTCTATGCAAAATCTTGTAGACCACGTATTAGAACCTACCATCGGTAACTATTTCCGCAACTCAGCCCAAAACTGCACTGTACTAGACTTTCTGACTGCTCGGAGTGAACGGCAAGTAGAGGCTGCTGATTATATTAAAACAGCATTGCGGGCTTATGATGTGCAAGCGATCGATACGCTAATTGGTGATATCCAGCCACCTGCAGCCCTGATGCAGACACAAACCGACCGCAAAATTGCCGAAGAAGAACGCAAGACTTACGAAGTCCAGCAGATGGCACAAACCCAAAGACAGCAACTTGTGCGGGAGACAGCACTGGCTAATATCCAGCAAGAAATGGTGAAATCAGAGCAAAGTGTGCAAATTGCTGAACTAAAAGCCCAAGCAGCCATTAAACATGCTAATGGTGAAGCAGAGGCGACAAAACTGCGGTCAATTGCTGAAGCTGAAGGTATTCGGGCTACAGGTAATGCGAAAGCTGAAACTTACCGTGCTGGTGTGGAAGCTTTGGGTTCTCAAGGTTATTCCGCAATGCAGCTGATGCAGATTATAGGCGATCGCAATGTCCGCTTAATTCCAGATATCCTAGTTGGTGGCAACAATGGTAGCACCAACGGCTTAGTTGATGGGCTACTATCAATGATTTTGTGGAATCAAACTGGTAAACAGGGCGATATTACACCTTTGCACGCAAAACCAGTAGTAGAAAAAGCCCAACCAACCACACAAAATGGTTTTCCTCCCATAGTAGTTGATTTACCTGGGGATAAGTAACATCCACAGAACTTAGGGATTTCCGGGAACATAAAATACCACTTTGTAGGGTGTGTGACGCTAAGACTAAACTCTGTACATAGATTCAAGACTTATAGCGTCACGCACCATTGTTTGAATGTTACACATGCGTAAGTCCTAATACCAATTTAAATAATGTTTGTGACACATGGATGATCTTGAAGGGCGGGGAAACCCCACCCCTACAAGATCATCCGGTGCATTTTTTTGGCAAATTGGTATCAGAAAAATTCAATCGCCAACATTTTCAGAACTAAATGTG contains these protein-coding regions:
- a CDS encoding SirB1 family protein encodes the protein MNFSSARQYFYQEIQQPDDRIDLAKAALYIAQEEYPALDPEEYLNALDTMAVELQERLPSSQYPLRVIQSINQYLYDDLGFAGNKTDYYDPRNSFLNDVIDRRLGIPITLALVYLEVSRRIDFPMVGVGMPGHFLIRPDISDMEIFVDAFDRGEVIFAQDCQERLSQMFQQPVELKPEFLATVSHRQLLARVLTNLKYIYLKKQKLEKTLAAVERILLLFPGVSLELRDRGLLYYQLGHYPQAADDLQTYLAKVPDAEDAAVILRLLDELGNSDQ
- a CDS encoding mechanosensitive ion channel; the encoded protein is MNTTWPGITPAIEVGLSMRVQQLLAQSPTIPTDQPGIKQGITDVQVVGNQLLASTPQILGAVAILFIGLLIAAVAAAVLKGILNRTDIDNRIASGLTGRENSPKVEGLISGLVFWGIVLVTVVAVLDKLGLQVASQPLNSFLNQIFAYLPKLFVAGILLGAAWLLATVVKLVTIRGLRALRLDERLNEQTQDGTSNLNQLSVSETIATALYWFIFLLFLLPVLDTLGLREALLPVQALTTQILSILPNILGATVIAVVGWFLANIVRRIVSNLLATTGIDHLGSRFGISPSTGTQSLSNIVGLIVYILILIPVAIAALNALKIEAISIPAIAALQQVLNTLPAIFTALGILIFAYFLGQFVSDLVTSVLTSIGFNNILNILGLPTPRRESAFSEDASTHPAPTRTPSELAGVVVLVGILLFATVAAVDILKIPALSALVSGIVIIAGRVLAGLVVFAIGLFLANLAFNIIASSGDRQARILAQVARISIIALVSAIALQQIGVANDIVNLAFGLLLGAIAVAIALAFGLGGRDIARQQVQEWLDSFKNKA
- the atpD gene encoding F0F1 ATP synthase subunit beta; the encoded protein is MVTTAEKTNIGYITQIIGPVVDVKFPGGKLPQIYNALTIKGTNEAGQDINLTVEVQQLLGDNQVRAVAMSSTDGLVRGLEVVDTGAPISVPVGKATLGRIFNVLGEPVDNQGPVNAEARLPIHRPAPKLTELETKPSVFETGIKVVDLLTPYRRGGKIGLFGGAGVGKTVIMMELINNIATQHGGVSVFAGVGERTREGNDLYNEMIESGVINKDNLNESKIALVYGQMNEPPGARMRVGLSGLTVAEYFRDVNKQDVLLFVDNIFRFVQAGSEVSALLGRMPSAVGYQPTLGTDVGALQERITSTTEGSITSIQAVYVPADDLTDPAPATTFAHLDGTTVLSRSLASKGIYPAVDPLNSTSTMLQPNIVGDEHYDTARAVQATLQRYKELQDIIAILGLDELSEEDRLIVARARKVERFLSQPFFVAEVFTGSPGKYVKLEDTIKGFQKILAGELDALPEQAFYLVGDINEAIAKGEKLKG
- the atpC gene encoding ATP synthase F1 subunit epsilon — encoded protein: MTLTVRVIAPDKTVWDAPAEEIVLPSTTGQLGILTGHAPLLTALDTGVLRVRAAKNQEWKAIALLGGFAEVEENEVTILVNGAERGDTINLEQARTAFNEAQARLNQVTSAGSPEEARQAQIQATQAFKRARARFQAAGGSV
- a CDS encoding SRPBCC family protein, with the protein product MSQVLEQSIEINATAAVVERCITDLALMRRWLNPVLRCEPVGEVWSTDVGSQSRFIIQIPLLQPTLNSVVVERQPGLVVWEFQGFFQGRDRWECQPVAKGTSLLNRFEFDIPNPLVSWGFNTFAASWTKEDMQAQLRRLKRVAELQQ
- a CDS encoding DUF642 domain-containing protein, which encodes MAFLIKKLGSFVATASALTVLPMVLAKPAAAKPVPVTDIVTNGSFENPQLGYGSWGTFNSIEGWNLLSGSDNHGIEVQNHAAGNPFDGSNLVELDSYGNTGIFQDLATKAGKKYKLEFAFSPRAGVSENLLNIKWGDKLVDTLSANGAGLSDTLWKTFSYNLVATSNLTRLSFDNFGSKSDSFGTYIDKVSVTSVTAVPEPASIMGLLAFGAFGATSVCKRKQQKATVQA
- a CDS encoding flotillin family protein translates to MKNSQKCSRRSKSYKVVNFATSLIATLAVAGSVNFANANSVKTTDTKEISSVTVQVEQTKPITAQLQSARPQYQAMQVSPWGLIPVLVVGGVIIFVPLFFGGLVVIGEREVGIVVRNFTVSGRGLPAGRLIALNGEAGLQADTLAPGWHWGFWPWQYSVKKEPVIVVPQGEIALIVAADGESNPPERILGKIVDCDNFQDARKFLTHGGEKGRQMGFLTAGTYRINTALFKVIVASNASAHGMSPEQLQVYSLPSDKVGIITTLDGLPIPAGELAGPIIPGHDNFQNGQKFINGGGQRGLQEQTLLSGSWNMNPWLVRVEQVPMTEIPIGYVGVVISFVGKAHQDVSGAAFTHGNLVNQGHKGVWIEPLYPGKHPINSRIMKIELVPTTNIVLNWSSRTERHSYDSQLASLTVRSRDGFAFDLEVAQIIHVGALDAPKVISRVGSMQNLVDHVLEPTIGNYFRNSAQNCTVLDFLTARSERQVEAADYIKTALRAYDVQAIDTLIGDIQPPAALMQTQTDRKIAEEERKTYEVQQMAQTQRQQLVRETALANIQQEMVKSEQSVQIAELKAQAAIKHANGEAEATKLRSIAEAEGIRATGNAKAETYRAGVEALGSQGYSAMQLMQIIGDRNVRLIPDILVGGNNGSTNGLVDGLLSMILWNQTGKQGDITPLHAKPVVEKAQPTTQNGFPPIVVDLPGDK
- the argC gene encoding N-acetyl-gamma-glutamyl-phosphate reductase; translation: MTKPKIFIDGESGTTGLQIHSRLNGRDDIELVSIETSKRRDATERAKLINAVDIAILCLPDDGAREAVSLVSSLGVKILDASSAHRTAKGWVYGFPELNPGQRQKIANARFVSNPGCYPTGFLACVRPLIAKELLPSNFPITINAVSGYSGGGKNLIQKYDSFHEQQTTATSLYPYGVYGLQFGHKHVKEMHEYSGLASPPLFVPAVGDFEQGMLVQVPLPLWTLEHPPSGKVIYDAIADHFQGEKFVQVAPLADATLLRDGTFLDVMALNGTNIVQVFVFANDNTKEVLLVAQLDNLGKGASGAAVQNLNIMLGFPEELGL